ACAATTCTATACTCAGCAAAACAATAGTAAgttatttattaaaataaaatagaaatgaATCATTAACTAAAACAACTAATGATTGTAGACTGACATTTTGCTATGACAGATTTAAATGTAGCTCGTTTGGTTCATTAATGCGTTGTATGATATAATAATACACCATTTTCCAATATGTCGATCAAAAGCTTTATAATTTCATTACACGAGTTGACAAAGACATCCATCCAAAATGCAGAATAGTTTACCTTTGTTGCACCACAATTATAGAATATTCTATTTGTTTATACAAAATGCATAATAGGCCTATATAAAGCACTTATGATAGCTTGGTTCTCGTAACTAACAGGTTTTTCTGTACCCGTTTCTCCTACGGACCTGTAAGTTTCTCTAACGCACAATCATTGCGGGCGATCGCAAACATGACAGTTTCTCAGAGATGCACAATACAATCATGTAATCAATATCTCTTGAGAAGAAGAACCAATCACGTCCTAGAGTGCGATAGAGGCCCATACTGTATGTGGTAAGCGTTGTGTTTTTACCCATGTAGAATTCATCTCAACGACACATTAGAAAACCATCCTTTACAAAACAAATAGTAACTGATtcaaaggagagaaaaaaaagacaggATTCGCAGATACAACTTTTTTTTATATGTTTGATTCATTTCTTTGTCTCCATTATTAGAGTTACATATATTTATGTGCAAAATAAAATGATTGTGTCACACAAAATGTGTTAATGCACTTGGGTCCCTGTGACAACAGGGTTGGAGGAGAGTAAAAAACACAAGGCTAAAGGTCTTATGTGAAACAGTAACATTCACACACAGTGTTTAGCGTCAGGCTCTTCCCGTACAGTATTACTCTGAGTCAGTATTCATGTCATAAGAATTAACTGTCCTCGACAACGCCCACCAACTGGGGAAAACAAACGTTCTTAACTCATTGACCGCGACTGTAAAAGAGCCAACTTCGTAGTACACTTTTGTTATACAAAATGTAACTAGGTCAAAAATCTCGACCTACGGTTTGCGATGCTCCCACGTAAGGAAATAGAGCCAGccgagaagagccctgtggcttcaggctattcggTGTGGAAGAGTGAGAAATTGTGGGGACCCGGTGTCAAAGTAGGCTACACTTTAGCTACGTGTGTGGAAAATATGTTATCACAGGTAAGACATGCATCTTGTTGAGTACAGTCAGTTTggaactccactcactacttgtaacTTTATAGGTAGTCCGTGTGTGTTGGCTAGCTTAATGTTCTGgttcagggctctccaaccctgctcctggagagctaccgtcctgtaggttcactccaaccctaatctagcacacctgattctaaaaAATGAGCTGTTTATAAACCGAATCAGATTAGTTTCAATTGGGTTGGGAGTGAAACCCTACATGAGGattgctctccaggaacaggcttGGAGAGTCCTGTTCTGGTTGGTTGGTATCTAGCACGCACTCACGTGGTTAACATTAGTGCAGTCATGAAAACGAAGCAAGCGCCTACAACATTACAtttttctaagtagtgagaaCGCGCAGGAGCAGGCGAAGTTGAATAGTAATCTTTACACACGTTGTACTTTTCTTaaaatgtagttttgtaattgactGAAACAAGCAGACAAGAAAATAGCTTTTGGAAAAAGGTCAAGTTTTTGCTGTGAGCCAACGGGGTAACCAAAGTAACCATGGGTTCTTTTCCCCACAGGCAGGCAGGGCCACCACGTTCTACTTCATACCGACTGGGACTATCACATTACATAAGCACACATCGTCGCCATGACGATCCACACTGCACTGCTTGACAATGTTCCTGTACCGCTTCAGTGTATTTGTCCAGGATGTTACTTCCTGTGAACAGACACAGGAAGTAGCTGCGATGATTTTCACTAGCTTGGTACACTGAGCATAGGAGCTGGCAGggcagcacaaactgatctgagaccaggctagagTTGCACCAGTGTGTACTTATACTATACTGCAGTCGCACCAAACGTCAGGTCAGCATCCACTGACCAGACTATCAATCTCCTCCAGCTTGCATAAGTCTTTACACAATCTCCTTTCGCCTCCTCTTGGTAAAGGCAGACAAAGGAGGACATTTATGCCGTTAGCAGTCTGTAGGCAGGTTGGTGATAGGCCAAACCTGTCCTCCTGTTTCCTTGTACATTGCAGTTAAGGCCACCATTACAGTATGCCAAATGGGCTTTAGCTATCAACATCAAGATTTTAAGTCCAGACTCTGGGATAAAATACAAATTCCTActcgtctcacacacacacacacacacacacaatctgagacagtcacacacacacactaaagtctTGACTCCCGCtcctggttctctctccctccttggtGAAGATGTGCTTTAGCTTAGCGTAGCTCAGCCCTGGGGCTCTGTGCTGTTGCCATGGTGAGGGGGCCCCTCAAGCTCATTGATGGTGTGGAGGAGCAGGCACACCGGGGGCTGGGTGGGTTGCGTCATAGCGGGTGGTGGCGGAGAGGTGGACCCTGTCGCCGACCTGCACTCCGACATACTATCGGGTCCATCCAGGGCTAGGGCCTGCTCCTCTTCCACTCCCAGAGCAGGGTGACCGCACCCGTCACAGAAGTCTCCTCCTTCCTGCTCCTCAACCTCCTCCCCCATTAGGCTATCCTTCTCCCTCAGCTCCTTGCCCTCCTGGCTTCCAATACGGGTACTATCACCACGATCACATAAGCATACCTCGATACCAGAGTCACCCGTGAATCGGCGCCGCCGCCCAAGGGCCCCCCTATTATCTTTGTCCTCCTGGGCACCGCTCTCGGGCCCCCCTAGGTCCCCAAGTAACAGAGGCTCCTTGCAACTCTTCTCTGGGCCTCTAGGCTCCTCTGTAGAGGCCTCCTGGGGCCCTAGCCCTGGTCCACCATCCTGGGGCCCTAGCCCTGGTCCACCATCCTGGGGCCCTAGCCCTGGTCCACCATCCTGGGGCCCTAGCCCTGGTCCACTATCCTGGGGCCCTAGCCCTGGTCCACTATCCTGGGGCTCCTGAGGCTTATTGTCTGCCTTGTGTCTGTTGTTGCCAATAGTGGGACCCCCAAAGCGGTGGGGCTCTTCCAGGCTCGGCCTGGAGCAGAGGGTGTTGGATActggggggaccggagttgtcTGGATGGTCGGGCAGTGTCCCAGTCCGTCCTGTGGGTCCGTGGGCAGGGGGCTGACTGTATGGAAGACActgtagggagggggaggggtgggagggcGGTTCACCACCTCCTCGTAGTCAGGTAGGAGGGAATTTGGAAGAAACCCTGGAAGTGAAGACGAGAGGGACACATAAGACAGTTAGGATTAACTGAAAATGATTGCAAGGAAAACATGTTGCACCGTTGGCATTGAACCAAGACCCGGTGGTATTGAACCAAGACCCGGTGGTTAAGGTTTCCTGCAATCTGGGGCATGAAACAGGGCTGTGTTTCATCCCATACCAAAACAAAACCGCAACTCCTAGTTCAAACAAAGGACTGGAGTTGAGTCAAGGTAGCGCTGCCAGGCAGTGACTAAACTCTCAGTTTGATGCAATAATTGCCATTGAGAAATATCCCCCCTAGCTGAGAGGGAAAACCACAAAAATTCACCAAAGGTGCAATGTTTGAGTAAGCCTCAGCACTGGGGAATAACAATGCAATGTAGTCAGACAGAAACGCAGAAGGAGAGAACTACTGTGGCTGAAGTTGAGTATGTAT
This sequence is a window from Oncorhynchus mykiss isolate Arlee chromosome 13, USDA_OmykA_1.1, whole genome shotgun sequence. Protein-coding genes within it:
- the wbp1lb gene encoding WW domain binding protein 1-like, producing the protein MNEILGVGLKMGLFLHVVAVSPSEATLDESLLHCEGLNNQSYVCESGHCCGESQCCSYYYELWWFWLVWVIIFILSCCCVCHHRRTKHRLQQQQRQHEINLIAYREAHNYTSLPFYFRFLPNSLLPDYEEVVNRPPTPPPPYSVFHTVSPLPTDPQDGLGHCPTIQTTPVPPVSNTLCSRPSLEEPHRFGGPTIGNNRHKADNKPQEPQDSGPGLGPQDSGPGLGPQDGGPGLGPQDGGPGLGPQDGGPGLGPQEASTEEPRGPEKSCKEPLLLGDLGGPESGAQEDKDNRGALGRRRRFTGDSGIEVCLCDRGDSTRIGSQEGKELREKDSLMGEEVEEQEGGDFCDGCGHPALGVEEEQALALDGPDSMSECRSATGSTSPPPPAMTQPTQPPVCLLLHTINELEGPPHHGNSTEPQG